From Kwoniella shandongensis chromosome 2, complete sequence, the proteins below share one genomic window:
- a CDS encoding endoribonuclease YSH1 has protein sequence MHRHGRRQHFKSAAAPAPVQVLNPDAVGGEDAPSLKITMLGAGQEVGRSCCVIEHRGKKVVCDAGLHPAHPGMGSLPFIDELDWSTVDAILITHFHVDHAAALPYVMEKTNFKDGNGKVYMTHATKAIYGLTMMDSVRINDQNPDAAGRLYNEADVQSSWQSTIAVDYHQDIVISGGLRFTPYHAGHVLGASMFLIEIAGLKILYTGDYSREEDRHLVVAEIPPVKPDVMICESTFGVHTLPDRKEKEEQFTTLVSNIVRRGGRCLMPIPSFGNGQELALLLDEHWHDHPELQSIPVYFASGLFQRGMRVYKTYVHTMNANIRSKFARRDNPFDFKYVKWLKDPKKLLNDTKGPCVVMATAQFMSFGLSRELLEDWASDSKNGVIVTGYSIEGTMARTLLSEPDHIESLKGGNIPRRLTVKEISFGAHVDYAQNSKFIQEIGAQHIVLVHGEASQMGRLRAALRDTYATRGQEINIHTPKNCEPLTLTFRQERMVKAIGSLAETRPVHGTPVKGLLVSKDFSYTLLDPKDLRDFTGLTTSTIVQKQSIPIGVDWSVVRWHLEGMYGEVEEGQDEKGRATLTIMNAVQVVQMSNTVVELQWSSSSSNDMIADSALAVLLGIDGSPATVKLTTTPHHHAHGHGHNHDHSESNGDGHIHSEFEKLAMFLEAHFGEVSGPNTSVPEGEEDDLLVMEVKVDNAIARIDLISMRVESESADLKKRVEMVLEMALTTLKPLSQTFMGSGVDVNVETSSKEVS, from the exons ATGCACAGACACGGTCGACGACAACATTTCAAGTCAGCCGCCGCACCGGCGCCGGTTCAAGTCCTCAATCCAGATGCAGTAGGAGGCGAAGATGCGCCATCGTTGAAGATAACGATGTTGGGAGCAGGTCAGGAAGTAGGGAGAAGTTGTTGTGTGATCGAACATagagggaagaaggttgtTTGTGATGCAGGATTACATCCTGCTCATCCGGGGATGGGCTCTTTACCGTTTATAGACGAGTTGGATTGGTCAACCGTAGATGCAATTCTGATTACACA TTTCCATGTGGACCATGCTGCAGCTTTGCCATATGTCATGGAGAAG ACAAATTTCAAGGATGGCAATGGCAAAGTGTACATGACTCATGCCACCAAAGCGATCTACGGCTTGACAATGATGGACTCTGTCCGAATCAA TGACCAAAATCCCGACGCTGCTGGACGATTATACAACGAAGCCGACGTCCAATCTTCATGGCAGTCAACGATAGCGGTAGACTATCATCAGGATATCGTCATCTCGGGAGGTCTTCGATTCACCCCTTATCACGCTGGACACGTCTTAGGAGCATCCATGTTCCTGATTGAGATTGCTGGATTGAAGATTCTGTATACGGGGGATTACTCAAGAGAAGAGGACAGACATTTGGTGGTTGCGGAGATACCACCAGTAAAGCCGGATGTTATGATCTGTGAGAGTACTTTTGGAGTGCATACACTTCCTgataggaaggagaaggaagagcagttcacga CACTCGTATCCAACATTGTTCGACGCGGAGGACGATGTTTGATGCCCATCCCATCGTTCGGAAACGGACAAGAGCTCGCTTTGCTGCTCGACGAACACTGGCACGATCATCCCGAGCTCCAATCCATCCCAGTCTATTTCGCATCAGGTCTCTTTCAACGTGGAATGCGAGTTTACAAGACATACGTGCACACAATGAATGCCAACATCCGTTCGAAGTTCGCGCGTCGAGATAATCCGTTCGATTTCAAATACGTGAAATGGTTGAAGGATCCGAAGAAACTGTTGAACGATACAAAGGGACCTTGTGTGGTCATGGCGACTGCCCAATTCATGAGTTTTGGACTGAGTAGGGAACTGCTGGAAGATTGGGCATCGGATTCGAAAAACGGTGTGATCGTTACGGGATATTCGATCGAGGGGACTATGGCTAGA ACTCTGCTCAGCGAACCGGACCACATCGAATCTCTCAAAGGAGGCAACATACCTCGACGGTTAACAGTCAAGGAAATATCGTTCGGAGCCCATGTCGACTACGCTCAAAACTCAAAGTTCATACAAGAGATCGGTGCACAACACATTGTGCTTGTCCACGGCGAGGCTTCGCAAATGGGTCGATTGCGTGCTGCTCTGAGAGATACATACGCAACAAGAGGACAGGAGATCAACATTCATACACCAAAGAACTGCGAGCCGTTAACGCTGACGTTCCGACAAGAACGgatggtcaaa GCAATCGGTTCATTGGCTGAGACAAGACCTGTACATGGGACGCCCGTGAAAGGCCTTTTGGTCTCGAAAGACTTTTCTTACACGCTTCTGGATCCAAAAGATCTGCGTGACTTCACCGGTCTGACAACCAGTACTATCGTACAGAAACAGAGTATACCAATTGGTGTGGACTGGTCAGTGGTGAGATGGCATTTGGAAGGCATGTACggtgaagtcgaagaagggcagGACGAGAAGGGCCGAGCAACGTTGACC ATCATGAACGCTGTTCAGGTCGTTCAAATGTCGAACACAGTGGTCGAACTACAGTGGTCGTCGAGTTCGAGCAACGATATGATTGCAGACTCAGCTTTGGCCGTGTTATTGGGTATCGACGGAAGTCCAGCGACTGtgaagc TCACAACcacacctcatcatcatgctCACGGCCACGGACACAACCACGATCATTCTGAATCCAATGGTGACGGACATATCCACTCCGAGTTTGAGAAATTAGCAATGTTCCTTGAAGCGCATTTCGGAGAGGTGTCAGGACCCAATACCAGTGTcccagaaggagaagaggatgatctaTTGGTCATGGAAGTGAAGGTGGATAATGCGATTGCAAGAATAGATCTGATCTCCATG CGGGTCGAGTCTGAGTCAGCAgatttgaagaagagggtagaGATGGTATTAGAAATGGCTCTGACGACGTTGAAGCCGCTCTCTCAGACATTCATGGGGAGTGGCGTTGATGTCAACGTGGAAACGTCGAGCAAAGAGGTCTCATAG
- a CDS encoding histone acetyltransferase type B catalytic subunit — translation MAEEELAEWLSDSNEVLNLQLVRAPEDEDALQSIEDQQTLNPFNPTFTYPIFGEHEKIFGYKGLDIKLSFASGSLRQCLEITHDGKINSTATPADEIEGTLYKFIPPDYTKSALDFKRTVSTDAEGFKPLGEKVGGYARQVTKGKGKGKGKGKGKTEEVTEPLDEESDDVVVYEMYKATWSTPGFREYHRRMQLFILLFIEGGSYVHEDEDAWEFIVLYERRKRPDSDIRTYHFVGYVSVYPFWCYPDQVRLRLSQFVILPPYQHQGHGSKLYSTLFQHMLTRPEVAELTVEDPAEAFEDLRDRNDLRYLVNQGVPEDPMFLTGVGEDKRGPRAQWELETRKKHKIAQRQFDRLLEMLLLRQLDKKDEKKVKSYRLQVKARLYRFNYEMLSQMTPEERKEALAKTYESVVEDYERILDMTFH, via the exons ATGGCTGAAGAAGAATTGGCAGAATGGCTCAGTGATTCTAATGAAGTTCTCAACCTACAATTGG TCAGAGCTcctgaagatgaggatgcgcTCCAGTCTATCGAAGATCAACAGACTCTGAATCCGTTCAATCCTACATTCACCTATCCTATCTTTGGTGAACACGAGAAGATATTCGGTTACAAAGGTCTCGATATCAAA CTCTCATTCGCTTCTGGCAGTCTTCGTCAATGTCTCGAAATAACACACGATGGCAAGATCAATTCAACCGCGACTCCGGCTGATGAGATCGAGGGAACACTCTACAAGTTCATCCCGCCAGATTATACGAAATCAGCCCTTGATTTCAAGCGTACAGTCTCGACTGATGCGGAGGGTTTCAAACCCTTGGGAGAGAAAGTGGGAGGATATGCCCGTCAGGTAacaaaggggaaaggaaaggggaaggggaaggggaaaggcaagacgGAAGAAGTCACTGAGCctttggacgaggagagcgatgatgtgGTAGTGTACGAAatgtacaag GCTACGTGGAGTACCCCCGGGTTCAGAGAATACCACAGACGAATGCAACTGTTCATTCTGCTGTTCATCGAAGGAGGAAGCTATGtgcat gaagacgaggatgccTGGGAATTCATCGTTCTGTACGAAAGACGTAAACGACCAGACTCGGATATCAGAACCTACCATTTCGTCGGATATGTCTCTGTCTATCCATTCTGGTGTTATCCAGATCAAGTGAGACTTCGACTCAGTCAATTCGTCATTCTTCCACCCTATCAACACCAAGGTCATGGTT CCAAACTTTACTCTACGCTTTTCCAACACATGCTCACTCGACCCGAAGTTGCCGAATTGACCGTTGAAGATCCCGCCGAAGCATTCGAAGATCTACGAGATCGTAACGATCTTCGTTATCTTGTCAACCAAGGTGTTCCAGAAGACCCCATGTTCCTCAcaggtgttggagaagacaAGAGGGGGCCGAGAGCTCAATGGGAGTTGGAAACGAGAAAGAAGCATAAGATCGCACAGAGACAATTTGATAGGTTGTTggagatgttgttgttgagacAACTGGAtaagaaggatgagaagaaggtgaaatcGTATAGATTACAAGTCAAAGCGAGACTCTATCGATTCAactat GAAATGCTGTCGCAGATGACACccgaagagaggaaagaagctTTGGCAAAGACCTACGAGTCAGTGGTGGAAGATTACGAACGTATTCTGGACATGACTTTCCACTAA